From a region of the Tistrella mobilis genome:
- a CDS encoding TRAP transporter large permease → MDQTYQLIVLLVALLALLGGGIWVGLSLMGVAYIAMALFSPRPIGEAMAINVWTASSGWTLTALPLFVWMGEILFRTKLSENLFKGLNPWMRPLPGRLLHVNILGCALFAAISGSSAATTATVGRMALPEMRRRGYPEKMMIGTLAGGGTLGLLIPPSIILIVYGVAAEVSIAKLFMAGILPGIVLASLFMGYIVVWSLLHPDQIPADDEAPGWGQKFRALGELLPVVGLIAFVLGSIYTGIATATEAAAFGVIGSFAVAAIGRDLSWANFSASLMGAVRTSCMISLILAGSAFLTLAMGFTGIPRALADLIASLNLSPLQLIVALALFYIVLGCFLDGISAVVLTMAVVMPMITQAGIDLIWFGVFIVIVVETAQITPPVGFNLFVLQGMTGRSITYVARVAAPMFAVMVVMLILITLVPEIVTLLPGGMVRGAG, encoded by the coding sequence ATGGACCAGACCTATCAGCTGATCGTGCTGCTCGTGGCCCTGCTCGCCCTGCTCGGCGGCGGCATCTGGGTGGGGCTCTCGCTCATGGGCGTCGCCTATATCGCCATGGCGCTGTTCAGCCCGCGGCCGATCGGCGAGGCGATGGCGATCAATGTCTGGACGGCCTCGTCCGGCTGGACCCTGACCGCCCTGCCGCTTTTCGTGTGGATGGGCGAGATCCTGTTCCGCACGAAGCTGTCCGAGAACCTGTTCAAGGGCCTGAACCCCTGGATGCGCCCGCTGCCCGGCCGGCTGCTGCATGTCAACATCCTGGGCTGCGCGCTGTTCGCGGCGATTTCCGGCTCGTCGGCCGCCACCACCGCCACGGTCGGCCGGATGGCGCTGCCCGAGATGAGGCGCCGCGGCTATCCTGAAAAGATGATGATCGGCACGCTGGCCGGCGGCGGCACGCTGGGCCTGCTGATCCCGCCCTCGATCATCCTGATCGTCTATGGCGTCGCGGCCGAAGTGTCGATCGCCAAGCTGTTCATGGCCGGCATCCTGCCCGGCATCGTGCTCGCCAGCCTGTTCATGGGCTATATCGTGGTCTGGTCGCTGCTCCACCCCGACCAGATCCCCGCCGATGACGAGGCGCCGGGCTGGGGCCAGAAGTTCCGGGCGCTCGGTGAACTGCTGCCGGTGGTGGGGCTGATCGCCTTCGTGCTGGGATCGATCTATACCGGCATCGCCACCGCCACCGAGGCCGCGGCCTTCGGCGTGATCGGCTCCTTCGCCGTCGCCGCGATCGGCCGGGACCTGAGCTGGGCCAATTTCTCGGCCAGCCTGATGGGCGCCGTGCGCACTTCGTGCATGATCTCGCTGATCCTGGCCGGCTCCGCCTTCCTGACGCTCGCCATGGGCTTCACCGGCATCCCGCGGGCGCTGGCCGATCTGATCGCGAGCCTCAACCTCTCGCCGCTTCAGCTGATCGTGGCGCTGGCGCTGTTCTATATCGTGCTCGGCTGCTTCCTCGACGGCATCTCGGCGGTGGTGCTGACCATGGCCGTGGTCATGCCGATGATCACCCAGGCCGGCATCGACCTGATCTGGTTCGGCGTCTTCATCGTGATCGTGGTGGAAACCGCCCAGATCACCCCCCCGGTCGGCTTCAACCTCTTCGTGCTCCAGGGCATGACCGGACGCAGCATCACCTATGTCGCCCGGGTCGCCGCACCCATGTTCGCGGTGATGGTGGTGATGCTGATCCTGATCACGCTGGTACCTGAAATCGTCACCCTTCTGCCCGGCGGCATGGTGCGGGGCGCGGGCTGA
- a CDS encoding TRAP transporter small permease codes for MALSRPAHSGLALSRLLDRIYDAAGVLAGVAMIAIVLIILAQVGARLAAYPLRGGAQFAGYAMAAATFLALPHAFRRHAHIRITILLQALPDRARLVLDVMGLTVATVIGFWFAWWSYDLAYISWEIDEISQGDVAVAMWIPQIVMVVGGALFALSLLHTLIETLVTGRPFVPEGETGLDAAADR; via the coding sequence ATGGCCCTCTCACGACCGGCCCATTCCGGGCTGGCCCTCTCGCGACTGCTCGACCGGATCTATGATGCCGCAGGCGTGCTCGCCGGCGTTGCGATGATCGCGATCGTGCTCATCATCCTGGCGCAGGTGGGTGCCCGCCTCGCCGCCTACCCCTTGCGCGGCGGTGCGCAGTTCGCAGGCTACGCCATGGCCGCCGCCACCTTCCTGGCCCTGCCCCATGCCTTCCGGCGCCACGCCCATATCCGCATCACCATCCTGCTGCAGGCCCTGCCGGATCGCGCCCGCCTCGTCCTCGACGTGATGGGGCTGACGGTCGCGACCGTGATCGGCTTCTGGTTCGCCTGGTGGTCTTACGACCTCGCCTACATCTCGTGGGAAATCGACGAGATCTCGCAGGGCGATGTCGCGGTGGCGATGTGGATCCCGCAGATCGTCATGGTCGTGGGCGGCGCGCTCTTCGCCCTTTCCCTGCTGCACACACTGATCGAGACGCTCGTCACCGGCCGGCCCTTCGTTCCCGAAGGCGAGACCGGGCTGGACGCGGCCGCGGATCGCTGA
- a CDS encoding TRAP transporter substrate-binding protein: MFRTWIGAALVAGMVGFGGAAAQAAEAWDMPMAYPDGNFHTRLGREFAEKVKADTNGEVVITVHGGGSLFKGDEIKRAVQRGTAPIGERLISALSNEDPLFALDAVPFLATDYDQAWKLYQVSRPALTERLAKENLHFLYAIAWPPQGIYANKAIESAADMKGLKFRTYNATMARLAELLQMVPTQIEAAELSQALATGTVEAMITSGATGVDSQVWEQVKYFYDVQAWLPKNMVFVNKRAWDKLDPKAQEAITKAAAEIEAKGWKMSEELAQGYLKTLAEHGMTVSKPSAALASDMAAIGEKMTGEWEAGAGDAGKKIIAEYRAK, encoded by the coding sequence ATGTTCAGGACGTGGATCGGTGCGGCGCTGGTCGCCGGCATGGTCGGTTTCGGTGGTGCCGCGGCACAGGCGGCGGAAGCCTGGGACATGCCGATGGCCTATCCCGACGGCAACTTCCACACCAGGCTTGGCCGCGAATTCGCCGAGAAGGTGAAGGCCGACACCAATGGCGAGGTGGTGATCACCGTCCATGGCGGCGGCTCGCTGTTCAAGGGCGACGAAATCAAGCGCGCGGTTCAGCGCGGCACCGCGCCGATCGGCGAGCGGCTGATCTCGGCCCTGTCGAATGAAGACCCGCTCTTCGCGCTGGATGCCGTGCCCTTCCTCGCCACCGATTACGATCAGGCCTGGAAGCTTTATCAGGTGTCCAGGCCGGCGCTGACCGAGCGTCTGGCGAAAGAGAACCTGCACTTCCTCTATGCCATCGCCTGGCCGCCGCAGGGCATCTACGCCAACAAGGCGATCGAGAGCGCGGCCGACATGAAGGGCCTGAAGTTCCGCACCTACAACGCCACCATGGCCCGCCTGGCCGAACTGCTGCAGATGGTGCCGACCCAGATCGAGGCGGCGGAGCTGTCGCAGGCGCTGGCCACCGGCACGGTCGAGGCGATGATCACCTCGGGCGCCACCGGCGTGGACAGCCAGGTGTGGGAGCAGGTGAAGTACTTCTACGACGTGCAGGCCTGGCTGCCCAAGAACATGGTGTTCGTGAACAAGCGCGCCTGGGACAAGCTGGACCCGAAGGCGCAGGAGGCGATCACCAAGGCCGCCGCCGAGATCGAGGCCAAGGGCTGGAAGATGAGCGAAGAGCTGGCCCAGGGCTACCTCAAGACCCTGGCCGAGCACGGCATGACCGTGTCCAAGCCCTCTGCCGCACTGGCCTCGGACATGGCCGCCATCGGCGAGAAGATGACCGGCGAATGGGAAGCGGGTGCCGGCGATGCCGGCAAGAAGATCATCGCCGAGTATCGCGCGAAGTGA
- a CDS encoding TerB family tellurite resistance protein, protein MSFWGKVVGGAAGFAMGGPIGALVGAVMGHAVDRYNEAGEATALPLDRAHREQAFAIAVIVLGAKMAKADGQVTRDEIAAFRRVFTVPEHEVGRVAQIFDEAKKDAEGFEPYARQIAALFHDRPAVLEELLDALLEIARADGQVGEAERRFLAEVARLFGLDRAVLDRLLAMRGIEPGGDADPYAILGISRDAPMDEVKAAYRRLAREHHPDRLVAEGLPEEMIQIATRKIAAINEAYDRILRLRGAR, encoded by the coding sequence ATGAGTTTCTGGGGCAAGGTCGTCGGTGGGGCGGCGGGTTTCGCCATGGGCGGCCCGATCGGCGCGCTGGTCGGTGCCGTCATGGGGCACGCGGTGGATCGCTATAACGAGGCCGGCGAAGCCACGGCCCTGCCGCTGGACCGCGCCCATCGCGAACAGGCCTTCGCGATCGCGGTGATCGTGCTGGGCGCCAAGATGGCCAAGGCCGACGGCCAGGTCACTCGCGACGAGATCGCCGCCTTCCGCCGGGTCTTCACGGTGCCGGAGCACGAGGTCGGCCGGGTCGCGCAGATCTTCGACGAGGCGAAAAAGGATGCCGAGGGCTTCGAGCCCTATGCCCGCCAGATCGCGGCCCTGTTCCACGACCGCCCGGCGGTGCTGGAAGAACTGCTCGACGCCCTGCTGGAAATCGCCCGCGCCGACGGCCAGGTGGGCGAGGCGGAACGCCGCTTCCTGGCCGAGGTCGCCCGGCTGTTCGGCCTGGACCGCGCCGTGCTCGACCGGCTGCTGGCCATGCGCGGCATCGAACCCGGCGGCGATGCCGACCCCTATGCCATTCTGGGCATTTCGCGTGACGCCCCGATGGACGAGGTGAAGGCCGCCTATCGCCGCCTCGCCCGCGAACACCACCCCGACCGCCTGGTGGCCGAAGGCCTGCCCGAAGAGATGATCCAGATCGCGACCCGCAAGATCGCCGCGATCAACGAGGCCTATGACCGGATCCTGAGGCTGCGCGGGGCGCGCTGA